Proteins from one Pseudomonas grandcourensis genomic window:
- a CDS encoding sugar ABC transporter permease produces MDIAQPQRKSRVTNPGWFLVSPSVALLLLWMIVPLGMTVYFSTIRYNLLNPGENEFVGLENFTYFLTDSGFLPGATNTLLLVGSVLLISVVFGVLISALLEASEFFGRGIVRVMLISPFFIMPTVGALIWKNLIFHPVSGILAYVWKLFGAQPVDWLAHYPLLSIIIIVSWQWLPFAILILMTAMQSLDQEQKEAARLDGAGPIAIFWHLTLPHLARPIAVVVMIETIFLLSVFAEIFTTTNGGPGYASTNLAYLIYNQALVQFDVGMASAGGLIAVVIANIAAIILVRMIGKNLTDKA; encoded by the coding sequence ATGGACATTGCCCAACCCCAGCGCAAAAGCCGCGTGACCAATCCCGGCTGGTTCCTGGTCAGCCCTTCGGTGGCCTTGCTGCTGTTGTGGATGATCGTACCGCTGGGTATGACCGTCTACTTCTCGACAATTCGCTACAACTTGCTCAACCCCGGCGAGAACGAGTTCGTCGGGTTGGAAAACTTCACCTACTTCCTCACCGACTCGGGCTTCCTGCCCGGCGCCACCAACACGCTGTTGCTGGTAGGCAGCGTGCTGCTGATCAGTGTGGTGTTCGGTGTGCTGATCAGTGCGTTGCTTGAGGCCAGTGAGTTTTTCGGTCGCGGCATCGTGCGGGTGATGCTGATCTCTCCCTTCTTCATCATGCCCACCGTCGGCGCGCTTATCTGGAAAAACCTGATTTTCCATCCGGTGTCGGGGATCCTCGCTTACGTCTGGAAGCTGTTCGGCGCGCAACCGGTGGACTGGCTGGCGCACTACCCGCTGCTGTCGATCATCATCATTGTTTCGTGGCAATGGCTACCCTTCGCGATCCTGATCCTGATGACCGCCATGCAGTCCCTCGACCAGGAACAGAAGGAAGCCGCGCGCCTGGACGGCGCCGGGCCCATCGCGATTTTCTGGCACCTGACCCTGCCACACCTGGCGCGGCCGATCGCGGTGGTGGTGATGATCGAAACCATCTTCCTGCTCTCGGTGTTTGCCGAAATCTTCACCACCACCAACGGCGGCCCCGGCTACGCCTCGACCAACCTCGCCTACCTGATCTACAACCAGGCGCTGGTGCAGTTCGACGTCGGCATGGCCTCGGCGGGCGGCCTGATCGCCGTGGTCATCGCCAACATCGCCGCGATCATCCTGGTGCGGATGATCGGCAAAAACCTGACCGACAAAGCCTGA
- a CDS encoding carbohydrate ABC transporter permease, producing MTLQQYRRLQSLLLGTLAWAIAIVIFFPIFWMVLTSFKTEIDAFATPPQFIFMPTLENYLHINERSDYFSFAWNSVVISFSATALCLLIAVPAAYSMAFYETQRTRGTLLWMLSTKMLPPVGVLMPIYLLAKSFGLLDTRIALIVIYTLINLPIVVWMIYTYFKDIPRDILEAARLDGATLAQEMLRVLLPIAKGGLASTVLLSLILCWNEAFWSLNLTSSKAAPLTALIASYSSPEGLFWAKLSAVSTLACAPILIFGWISQKQLVRGLSFGAVK from the coding sequence ATGACTCTTCAACAATACCGTCGCCTGCAAAGCCTGCTGCTCGGTACGCTGGCCTGGGCCATCGCGATCGTGATTTTCTTCCCGATCTTCTGGATGGTACTGACCAGTTTCAAAACCGAAATCGACGCGTTCGCCACGCCACCGCAGTTCATCTTCATGCCGACGCTGGAGAACTACCTGCACATCAACGAGCGCAGCGACTATTTCAGCTTTGCCTGGAACTCGGTGGTGATTTCCTTCAGCGCCACGGCCCTGTGCCTGCTGATCGCGGTGCCGGCCGCCTACTCCATGGCGTTCTACGAAACCCAGCGCACCAGAGGCACGCTGCTGTGGATGCTCTCGACCAAAATGCTGCCGCCAGTGGGCGTGCTGATGCCGATCTACCTGCTGGCCAAGAGTTTCGGCCTGCTCGATACGCGGATCGCGCTGATCGTGATCTACACGCTGATCAACCTGCCGATCGTGGTCTGGATGATTTACACCTACTTCAAGGACATCCCCAGGGACATCCTCGAGGCCGCGCGACTGGACGGCGCAACGCTGGCCCAGGAGATGCTGCGGGTGTTGCTGCCCATCGCCAAGGGCGGCCTGGCATCCACGGTGCTGCTGTCGCTGATCCTGTGCTGGAACGAGGCCTTCTGGTCGCTGAACCTGACCTCGTCGAAAGCCGCGCCATTGACCGCCTTGATCGCCTCGTACTCAAGCCCCGAAGGGCTGTTCTGGGCCAAGTTGTCGGCCGTCTCGACCCTGGCCTGTGCGCCGATCCTGATCTTCGGCTGGATCAGCCAGAAACAACTGGTGCGCGGCCTGTCGTTCGGCGCCGTGAAATAG
- a CDS encoding sn-glycerol-3-phosphate ABC transporter ATP-binding protein UgpC, producing the protein MANLKIKNLQKGFEGFSIIKGIDLEVNDKEFVVFVGPSGCGKSTLLRLIAGLEEVSDGTIELDGRDITEVSPAKRDLAMVFQTYALYPHMSVRKNMSFALDLAGVAKAEVEKKVGEAARILELGPMLERKPKQLSGGQRQRVAIGRAIVRNPKVFLFDEPLSNLDAALRVQMRLELLRLHKELQATMIYVTHDQVEAMTMADKVVVLNGGKIEQVGSPLDLYHQPANLFVAGFLGTPKMGFLKGKVTRVDNQGCEVQLDAGTRINLPLSGRNLSVGSAVTLGIRPEHLELAKPGDCTLQVTADVSERLGSDTFCHVRTASGEALTLRVRGDLASRYGESLSLHLDAQHCHLFDADGVALTRPLRVAA; encoded by the coding sequence ATGGCCAACCTGAAAATCAAGAATCTGCAAAAAGGCTTCGAAGGCTTTTCCATCATCAAGGGCATCGACCTGGAAGTGAACGACAAGGAGTTCGTGGTTTTCGTCGGCCCGTCGGGCTGCGGTAAATCCACGCTGCTGCGGTTGATCGCGGGGCTTGAGGAAGTCAGCGACGGCACCATCGAGCTCGATGGCCGCGACATCACCGAAGTGAGCCCGGCCAAGCGCGACCTCGCAATGGTGTTCCAGACGTACGCCCTGTACCCGCACATGAGCGTGCGCAAGAACATGTCGTTCGCCCTCGACCTGGCCGGCGTGGCGAAAGCCGAAGTGGAGAAAAAGGTCGGCGAAGCGGCGCGCATCCTCGAACTGGGGCCGATGCTGGAGCGCAAGCCCAAACAACTGTCCGGCGGTCAGCGCCAACGCGTGGCGATTGGCCGGGCCATCGTGCGCAACCCGAAAGTCTTCCTGTTCGACGAGCCGTTGTCCAACCTCGATGCGGCCCTGCGGGTGCAGATGCGCCTGGAACTGTTGCGCCTGCACAAAGAACTGCAAGCCACGATGATCTACGTGACTCACGATCAGGTCGAAGCGATGACCATGGCCGACAAAGTGGTCGTACTCAATGGCGGCAAGATCGAGCAAGTCGGTTCGCCGCTGGATCTCTATCACCAGCCTGCCAATCTGTTCGTCGCCGGTTTCCTGGGGACGCCGAAAATGGGCTTCCTCAAGGGCAAGGTCACCCGCGTCGACAACCAGGGTTGCGAAGTGCAACTGGACGCCGGAACCCGCATCAACCTGCCCTTGAGCGGCAGGAATCTGAGCGTCGGCAGTGCGGTGACGCTGGGCATTCGCCCGGAGCATCTGGAGTTGGCCAAACCCGGCGACTGCACCTTGCAGGTCACCGCCGATGTCAGCGAACGCCTGGGCAGCGACACCTTCTGCCACGTCCGGACGGCATCCGGCGAAGCCCTGACCCTGCGCGTTCGCGGCGATCTGGCCAGCCGCTACGGTGAATCCCTGAGCCTGCATCTGGATGCGCAACACTGCCATTTATTCGATGCCGACGGCGTGGCGTTGACCCGCCCGCTGCGCGTCGCTGCCTGA
- a CDS encoding mannitol dehydrogenase family protein, with protein sequence MKLNKLNLNRLAPEVVLPAYALGETRQGIAHIGVGGFHRAHQAYYTDALMNTGEGLDWAICGVGLRAEDRRARDDLKDQDYLFTLFELGDRDDTEVRVIGAIRDMLLAEDDAQALIDKLASPEIRIVSLTITEGGYCIDDSTGEFMAHLPQIQHDLAHPGTPITVFGFLCAALARRRAAGTVAFTLMSCDNLPHNGAVTRKALLAFAALRDSQLRDWIDTNVSFPNAMVDRITPMTSTLHRLQLADRHGVDDAWPVVCEPFAQWVLEDRFVNGRPAWEKVGVQFTDDVTPYEEMKIKLLNGSHLALTYLGFLKGYRFVHEAMNDPLFVRYMRAYMDLDVTPQLPAVPGIDLSEYKNTLMARFSNQAIADQLERVCSDGSSKFPKFTVPTINRLIADGRETKRAALVVAAWALYLKGVDEQGETYTIADPRAAFCQALVADDVLITQRLLAVEEIFGTQIARSPEFVAAFEWCCNSLREVGVSRTLERVLA encoded by the coding sequence ATGAAACTGAACAAACTCAACCTCAACCGCCTGGCCCCTGAAGTGGTCCTGCCCGCCTACGCCTTGGGCGAGACCCGCCAAGGCATCGCGCACATCGGCGTCGGCGGTTTCCACCGTGCCCATCAGGCGTACTACACCGACGCCTTGATGAATACCGGTGAAGGCCTGGACTGGGCCATCTGCGGTGTCGGCCTGCGCGCTGAAGACCGCCGTGCCCGTGACGATCTCAAGGATCAGGATTATCTGTTCACCCTGTTCGAACTTGGCGATCGCGACGACACCGAAGTGCGGGTGATCGGCGCCATCCGCGACATGCTGCTGGCCGAAGACGACGCCCAGGCATTGATCGACAAACTGGCCAGCCCCGAGATCCGCATCGTCTCGCTGACCATCACCGAAGGCGGTTACTGCATCGACGACAGCACCGGCGAGTTCATGGCGCACTTGCCGCAGATCCAGCATGACCTGGCGCACCCTGGCACCCCGATAACCGTGTTCGGTTTCCTCTGTGCGGCACTGGCCAGGCGCCGCGCCGCCGGCACAGTGGCCTTCACCCTGATGTCCTGCGATAACCTGCCCCACAACGGCGCCGTCACCCGCAAGGCTCTGCTGGCCTTCGCCGCCTTGCGCGACAGCCAGTTGCGCGACTGGATCGACACCAACGTCAGTTTCCCCAACGCGATGGTCGACCGCATCACGCCGATGACCAGCACCCTTCATCGCCTGCAACTGGCGGACCGGCATGGCGTGGACGATGCCTGGCCGGTGGTTTGCGAACCCTTCGCGCAATGGGTGCTGGAAGACCGGTTCGTCAACGGTCGACCGGCCTGGGAAAAGGTCGGCGTGCAATTCACCGACGACGTCACGCCCTACGAAGAAATGAAGATCAAGCTGCTCAACGGCAGTCATCTGGCGTTGACGTACCTGGGGTTCCTGAAGGGTTACCGCTTCGTCCACGAGGCCATGAACGACCCGCTGTTCGTGCGTTACATGCGCGCCTACATGGACCTGGACGTGACGCCACAGCTGCCGGCGGTGCCGGGAATCGACTTGAGCGAATACAAGAACACCCTGATGGCGCGGTTTTCCAATCAGGCGATTGCCGATCAGCTTGAACGGGTGTGTTCGGACGGCTCGTCGAAGTTTCCGAAATTCACCGTACCAACCATCAACCGCTTGATCGCCGATGGCCGCGAGACCAAGCGCGCGGCTTTGGTGGTGGCGGCGTGGGCGCTGTACCTCAAGGGCGTGGATGAACAAGGCGAGACCTACACGATTGCGGATCCGCGGGCGGCGTTCTGCCAGGCACTGGTGGCCGATGATGTGCTGATTACCCAGCGCTTGCTGGCGGTCGAGGAGATTTTCGGCACGCAGATTGCGCGCTCGCCGGAGTTTGTCGCGGCGTTCGAGTGGTGCTGCAACAGTTTGCGCGAGGTTGGGGTGTCGCGGACGTTGGAGCGGGTGCTGGCTTGA
- the xylB gene encoding xylulokinase, whose amino-acid sequence MTTRQLFLGIDCGTQGTKAIILDAANGEVLGLGAASHSLISGPNGRREQDTRQWLEAFATATRRALLAAKVDGQSILGIGVSGQQHGLVLLDDQGKVLRAAKLWCDTETTPENDRLLAHLGGEKGSLERLGVVIAPGYTVSKLLWTKEQHPEVFSRIARILLPHDYLNHWLTGRSCSEYGDASGTGYFNVRTRQWDVQLLRDIDPSGRLQAALPEVIDAHQAVGTILPDIAEHLGINPKALVSCGGGDNMMGAIGTGNIQPGAITMSLGSSGTVYAYADQPNVAADAAVATFCSSSGGWLPLICTMNLTNATGLIRDLLELDIDQFNELVAQAPIGADGVCMLPFFNGERVPALPHASAGLSGLTMTNLTRANLCRAVVEGTTFGLRYGLDLLRHNGLQNRSIRLIGGGSKSAIWRQIVADTMNTPVICTEQSEAAALGAAIQAAWCVSRANGREDNLADLCERCVKLDPASKTLPVADNVQACQLAYERYQQQVATLIKE is encoded by the coding sequence ATGACAACCCGACAACTCTTCCTCGGCATCGATTGCGGCACCCAGGGCACCAAAGCCATCATCCTCGATGCAGCCAATGGTGAAGTGCTAGGCCTGGGAGCCGCCAGCCACAGCCTGATCAGCGGCCCCAATGGCCGTCGCGAACAGGACACCCGGCAGTGGCTGGAAGCCTTCGCCACCGCCACCCGTCGCGCCCTCCTCGCGGCCAAAGTCGATGGTCAGTCGATTCTCGGCATTGGCGTCTCCGGTCAGCAACACGGCCTGGTGCTGCTCGACGATCAGGGCAAGGTGTTGCGTGCGGCCAAACTCTGGTGCGATACCGAAACCACCCCGGAAAATGATCGACTGCTGGCCCACCTCGGTGGCGAAAAGGGTTCGCTGGAGCGCCTCGGCGTGGTCATCGCGCCGGGCTACACCGTCTCCAAGCTGTTATGGACCAAAGAGCAGCATCCCGAGGTGTTCTCCCGGATCGCCCGCATCTTGCTGCCCCACGATTACCTCAACCACTGGCTCACGGGCCGCAGTTGCAGCGAATACGGTGATGCCTCGGGCACCGGGTATTTCAATGTGCGAACGCGCCAGTGGGATGTGCAATTGTTGCGTGACATCGACCCCAGCGGGCGCCTGCAAGCCGCGCTGCCGGAAGTGATCGATGCCCACCAGGCGGTCGGTACCATTCTCCCGGACATCGCCGAACATCTGGGTATAAACCCGAAGGCCCTGGTCTCTTGCGGCGGCGGTGACAACATGATGGGCGCCATCGGCACCGGCAACATCCAGCCCGGTGCAATCACCATGAGCCTCGGCTCGTCGGGCACGGTGTACGCCTACGCCGATCAGCCGAACGTCGCCGCGGATGCCGCGGTAGCCACCTTCTGTTCTTCGAGCGGCGGCTGGTTGCCTTTGATCTGCACCATGAACCTGACCAATGCCACCGGCCTGATTCGTGACCTGCTGGAGCTCGACATCGATCAGTTCAACGAGCTGGTTGCCCAGGCGCCGATCGGTGCCGACGGTGTTTGCATGCTGCCGTTCTTCAATGGCGAGCGGGTGCCCGCCCTGCCCCATGCCAGCGCCGGCCTGTCGGGCCTGACCATGACTAACCTGACCCGGGCCAATCTGTGCCGCGCAGTGGTTGAGGGCACGACGTTCGGTTTGCGCTACGGACTGGACCTGCTACGCCACAATGGCTTACAAAACCGCAGCATTCGGCTGATCGGCGGTGGCTCGAAAAGTGCGATCTGGCGGCAAATCGTCGCCGACACCATGAATACACCGGTGATCTGCACCGAACAAAGCGAGGCCGCTGCCTTGGGTGCGGCGATTCAGGCGGCCTGGTGCGTCTCCCGGGCGAACGGGCGCGAAGACAACCTGGCGGATTTGTGCGAGCGCTGCGTAAAACTCGACCCGGCCAGTAAAACCCTGCCGGTCGCCGACAATGTACAAGCCTGTCAGCTGGCGTATGAACGCTATCAACAGCAAGTCGCAACCCTAATTAAAGAGTGA
- a CDS encoding carbohydrate kinase yields the protein MYLVCGEALFDFFSENDASGLASKVNFKAIAGGSPFNVAVGLRRLGVDAALLAGLSTDYLGRRLLQVLQDEGVCQDYLLDFAAPTTLAMVAVGANGSPQYSFRGEGCADRQLQPEHLPALGPEVRGLHIGSFSVVVQPIADTLLALVRRESGKRLISLDPNVRLNPEPDIDLWRNRIATLVELADLIKVSDEDLHLLYPGKDPAQVIEGWLQHRCQLVFLTRGGAGASVFSRAHGSWSTPASAVKIVDTVGAGDTFQAALITWLTEQQLDSVEGVKQLGREQIDRMLKFAVQAAALTCSKTGPDLPYRKQLDLR from the coding sequence ATGTACCTGGTGTGTGGCGAAGCGCTGTTCGATTTTTTCAGTGAAAACGACGCCAGTGGGCTGGCGTCCAAAGTGAACTTCAAGGCCATTGCCGGTGGCTCGCCGTTCAACGTGGCGGTGGGCTTGCGCCGCTTGGGCGTGGACGCGGCGCTGTTGGCCGGGTTGTCCACCGACTACCTGGGCCGGCGCCTGCTGCAAGTGTTGCAGGATGAGGGCGTGTGCCAGGACTACCTGCTGGATTTTGCCGCGCCGACCACCCTGGCAATGGTCGCCGTGGGGGCCAATGGCTCGCCGCAGTACAGCTTCCGTGGCGAAGGCTGCGCGGATCGACAGTTGCAACCGGAACACCTGCCGGCACTCGGGCCTGAAGTGCGCGGCCTGCATATCGGCTCGTTTTCCGTGGTGGTGCAGCCGATTGCCGACACGCTATTGGCATTGGTGCGCCGGGAGAGCGGCAAGCGCCTGATCAGCCTCGATCCGAACGTGCGCCTGAACCCGGAGCCGGACATCGACTTGTGGCGTAACCGGATCGCGACGCTGGTGGAGTTGGCCGACCTGATCAAGGTCAGCGACGAGGACCTGCATCTGTTGTACCCAGGCAAGGACCCGGCGCAGGTGATCGAAGGCTGGTTGCAGCACCGCTGTCAGCTGGTCTTCCTGACCCGGGGTGGCGCTGGCGCTAGCGTGTTCAGCCGGGCTCACGGTTCGTGGTCGACTCCCGCCTCTGCGGTAAAAATAGTCGACACCGTGGGCGCGGGCGATACCTTTCAGGCGGCGCTGATTACCTGGTTGACCGAACAGCAACTGGACTCGGTAGAGGGTGTGAAACAACTTGGCCGCGAGCAGATCGACCGCATGCTGAAGTTCGCGGTTCAGGCGGCGGCGCTGACGTGCAGCAAGACCGGGCCGGACTTGCCTTATCGCAAGCAACTGGATTTGCGCTGA
- a CDS encoding DUF2790 domain-containing protein: MNTRTLLVTAALACTAFSGLAQADDTTTSQAVPYHYGMPLHVSKVISLTEPDTLECKVVKAEMKYIDDTGKPAEISYRKLSDACENQS, from the coding sequence ATGAACACTCGCACCCTGCTGGTTACCGCCGCCCTCGCCTGCACCGCGTTTTCCGGTCTGGCTCAGGCCGATGACACCACCACCTCGCAAGCCGTGCCCTATCACTACGGCATGCCATTGCATGTCAGCAAAGTGATTTCACTGACCGAGCCAGACACCCTGGAGTGCAAAGTGGTGAAGGCCGAGATGAAGTACATCGATGACACGGGGAAACCCGCAGAAATTTCCTACCGCAAACTGTCCGACGCTTGCGAGAACCAGAGCTGA
- a CDS encoding DUF1652 domain-containing protein, producing the protein MFLSALEIRNIIESSFLPKRCQCTLSPDLSMTVKVYADGQTDQLDLLVTGIDASGLNGCREINELIAQLRSRQHHGEVEPHSMLGKAL; encoded by the coding sequence ATGTTTCTTTCTGCCTTGGAAATTCGCAATATCATCGAAAGCAGTTTTCTACCCAAGCGCTGCCAGTGCACCCTGTCACCGGACCTGTCGATGACCGTCAAGGTCTATGCAGACGGGCAAACCGATCAGCTCGATCTATTGGTCACAGGCATCGATGCCTCCGGGCTCAATGGTTGTCGGGAAATCAACGAGTTGATTGCCCAACTGCGTTCCAGACAACATCACGGCGAGGTCGAACCGCACTCCATGCTGGGCAAAGCGCTCTAG
- the eco gene encoding serine protease inhibitor ecotin, translating into MNSLTVNACTALFALGLAGVAHATKLEDTAPYPKAESGFTRQVIHLAPQTRENDFQVEILAGKTMTVDCNNPRLGGILEEKNLEGWGYPFYRLEKVIGPMSTLMACPAGTSKQGFVPVVGDGFLLRYNSKLPLVLYVPKDIEVRYRIWSASTKVEKAVQE; encoded by the coding sequence ATGAATTCGTTGACCGTTAACGCTTGCACAGCGCTGTTCGCACTGGGGCTTGCCGGCGTAGCGCACGCCACCAAACTCGAAGACACCGCACCCTATCCGAAAGCAGAAAGCGGGTTTACCCGCCAGGTGATCCACCTCGCGCCACAGACTCGGGAGAACGACTTCCAGGTCGAGATCCTGGCTGGCAAGACCATGACTGTCGACTGCAACAACCCGCGTCTGGGCGGCATTCTCGAGGAGAAGAACCTCGAGGGTTGGGGGTATCCGTTCTATCGCCTGGAAAAAGTCATTGGCCCGATGAGCACGCTGATGGCCTGCCCGGCGGGCACCAGCAAGCAGGGTTTTGTACCGGTGGTCGGTGACGGTTTCCTGCTGCGTTACAACAGCAAGTTGCCGCTTGTGCTGTACGTGCCCAAGGACATCGAAGTGCGCTATCGGATCTGGTCGGCCTCGACCAAGGTCGAGAAAGCCGTGCAGGAATAA
- the ilvA gene encoding threonine ammonia-lyase, biosynthetic: MSFTTDQQSLLEHYVKKILAAPVYELAVRTPLQPAPALSEALGNQILLKREDLQPTFSFKIRGAYNKLVQLSETQKARGVVTASAGNHAQGVALAARELGINATIVMPCTTPQLKVIGVRSRGADAVLHGESFPFALAYALDLAGETGRTFVSPFDDPEVIAGQGTVAMEILRQYQGPLDAIFVPVGGGGLIAGIAAYVKYLRPEVRIIGVESEHSACLQAAMHAGERVVLPSVGTFADGVAVAQIGAYGFEVCRFCVDEVMTVSNDELCAAIKNIYDDTRSITEPSGALAVAGIKKYVAQTGALGQTLVAIDSGANINFDSLGHVAERAALSGTPA, encoded by the coding sequence ATGAGTTTTACGACCGACCAGCAAAGCCTGCTTGAACACTACGTCAAAAAAATCCTTGCCGCGCCGGTCTATGAACTAGCCGTGCGCACGCCGTTGCAACCGGCGCCGGCCTTGTCCGAAGCCTTGGGCAACCAGATCCTGCTCAAGCGCGAAGACCTGCAACCGACCTTTTCCTTCAAGATCCGCGGTGCCTACAACAAGCTGGTGCAACTGAGCGAGACGCAAAAGGCTCGTGGCGTGGTCACGGCTTCTGCCGGCAATCATGCGCAGGGTGTGGCGCTGGCGGCGCGGGAACTGGGGATCAACGCCACCATCGTCATGCCCTGCACGACGCCGCAACTCAAGGTCATCGGGGTACGCAGTCGCGGCGCCGATGCGGTGTTGCACGGCGAAAGTTTTCCGTTTGCACTGGCCTATGCACTGGATCTGGCCGGGGAAACCGGTCGCACCTTTGTATCGCCCTTCGACGACCCGGAGGTGATCGCGGGGCAAGGCACTGTGGCCATGGAGATCCTGCGCCAGTATCAGGGGCCGCTGGACGCGATCTTCGTGCCGGTGGGCGGCGGCGGGCTGATCGCGGGTATCGCCGCTTACGTCAAATACCTGCGGCCGGAAGTTCGCATCATTGGCGTCGAGTCAGAACATTCCGCGTGCCTGCAAGCGGCGATGCATGCCGGCGAACGGGTCGTGCTGCCGAGCGTCGGCACCTTCGCCGATGGGGTGGCGGTGGCGCAGATCGGCGCTTACGGTTTCGAGGTCTGCCGGTTTTGCGTCGATGAGGTAATGACGGTCAGCAACGATGAGCTTTGCGCTGCGATCAAGAATATCTACGACGATACCCGCTCGATCACCGAACCTTCCGGCGCGTTGGCCGTTGCCGGGATCAAGAAGTACGTCGCACAGACCGGTGCCTTGGGGCAGACACTGGTGGCGATCGACTCGGGTGCCAATATCAACTTCGACAGCCTGGGGCACGTGGCCGAGCGCGCCGCGTTGAGTGGCACCCCGGCATGA
- a CDS encoding DUF2834 domain-containing protein → MKAIALPLIALIAFTGYTVSVMLQAEQSLIDFGISLMSRPNTAQVVIDLYLLATLAGLWMYQDARKRGQSVVSVVPYLLITAVFVSIGPLLYLVVRGFQDQKRSVAATRQV, encoded by the coding sequence ATGAAGGCCATCGCCCTGCCCCTTATCGCCTTGATCGCTTTTACCGGCTACACGGTTTCAGTGATGCTCCAGGCCGAACAATCGCTGATCGACTTCGGCATCAGCCTGATGTCACGCCCCAATACCGCGCAGGTGGTGATCGATCTTTACCTGCTGGCAACACTGGCGGGGCTCTGGATGTATCAGGATGCGCGAAAACGCGGGCAGTCGGTGGTTTCTGTGGTGCCTTATCTGCTGATCACCGCAGTGTTTGTTTCGATTGGGCCATTGTTGTATCTGGTGGTACGCGGGTTTCAGGATCAGAAGAGATCGGTTGCCGCGACTCGGCAGGTCTGA
- a CDS encoding PQQ-dependent sugar dehydrogenase has protein sequence MLRKNLLATLCAGALISITVPVLAAPAQTMKSEEGTLEVTPVVTGLEHPWALAFLPDRKNMLVTERPGNLRVVTADGKLSAPLNGVPTVWAKGQGGLLDVALSPDFKQDRMVYLSYAEGDGKGDKAGTAVGRGRLSDDMTALKDFQVILRQEPKLSVGNHFGSRLVFDRDGYLFVTLGENNDRLTAQDLDKLQGKVVRIYPDGTVPKDNPFVGQANVRPEIWSYGQRNPQGAALNPWNGTLWENEHGPLGGDEINIIERGKNYGWPLATHGINYSGQPIPEAKGETAEGTVAPNHVWEKSPGLSGMAFYDADRFKAWQRNVFIGALVSQELIRLEFDGDKVIHEERLLGELKQRIRDVRQGPDGYLYVLTDEENGGLYKVGLK, from the coding sequence ATGTTGCGTAAAAACCTGTTGGCAACCCTCTGTGCCGGCGCATTGATCAGCATCACAGTCCCTGTGCTTGCAGCGCCGGCCCAGACGATGAAAAGCGAAGAAGGCACCCTTGAGGTCACGCCCGTTGTGACGGGGCTTGAGCACCCCTGGGCCCTGGCATTCTTGCCGGATCGTAAAAACATGCTGGTGACCGAACGGCCCGGCAACCTGCGGGTGGTGACCGCCGACGGCAAACTGTCGGCACCGCTCAATGGCGTCCCCACAGTCTGGGCCAAGGGGCAGGGTGGATTGCTCGATGTGGCGTTGTCGCCCGATTTCAAACAGGACCGGATGGTCTATCTGTCCTATGCAGAAGGTGATGGTAAGGGAGACAAGGCCGGCACTGCGGTGGGCCGCGGCCGGCTCTCCGACGATATGACGGCGCTCAAGGATTTCCAGGTGATCCTGCGTCAGGAACCCAAACTCTCGGTCGGCAACCATTTTGGCTCGCGACTGGTGTTTGATCGCGACGGCTATCTGTTCGTGACCCTGGGGGAAAACAACGACCGCCTGACCGCCCAGGACCTCGACAAGCTGCAAGGCAAAGTGGTTCGCATCTACCCGGACGGTACGGTGCCCAAGGACAACCCCTTTGTCGGCCAGGCCAACGTACGCCCGGAGATCTGGTCCTACGGGCAACGCAACCCGCAAGGCGCAGCGCTCAACCCGTGGAACGGCACGCTGTGGGAAAACGAACACGGCCCTCTGGGCGGCGATGAAATCAACATCATCGAGCGCGGCAAGAATTACGGTTGGCCGCTGGCGACCCATGGCATCAACTACTCAGGTCAACCGATTCCCGAAGCCAAAGGTGAAACCGCCGAAGGCACCGTTGCCCCGAACCACGTCTGGGAAAAATCCCCGGGCCTGAGTGGCATGGCGTTCTACGATGCCGATCGTTTCAAGGCCTGGCAGCGCAACGTGTTTATCGGCGCGTTGGTCAGTCAGGAGCTGATCCGCCTGGAGTTCGATGGCGACAAGGTGATCCACGAGGAGCGCTTGCTTGGGGAGTTGAAACAACGCATCCGCGATGTGCGGCAGGGGCCGGACGGCTACTTGTATGTATTGACCGATGAGGAAAACGGCGGGTTATACAAGGTGGGTTTGAAATAA